In a single window of the Campylobacter fetus subsp. testudinum 03-427 genome:
- the cas7 gene encoding CRISPR/Cas system-associated RAMP protein Cas7, type I-B/HMARI (Pfam match to PF05107.8 DUF694): MKLANRIYGIIGIKSTMANWNADFSGRPKSTGNGDIFASDKALKYPMKKMWESYGKNILFVKSLKQGKSKDGNDKLVPNTLGERYGLLFGDIKKAKSTKEVLSNLFNCIDVKNFGATFPEDGYNLSITGAVQIGQGFNKFGDINIEVQNILSPFADSRAKEKNENGEDASQSTLGTKIVTDEAHYFYGFCINPLAYNDYKEILGDDFGYDEDDYAEFKKAARFCATYFNSNSKFGCENEFAMFIETAVDAYLPDLSSYMDFICKDKNRSVNLEKIEKMIESSDVKKVEIYYNPLSLDVETKFDKFDIYSGNKI; the protein is encoded by the coding sequence ATGAAATTAGCGAATAGAATTTATGGAATAATCGGTATAAAATCAACTATGGCCAACTGGAATGCAGATTTTAGCGGCAGACCAAAAAGCACAGGAAACGGAGATATCTTTGCTAGTGATAAAGCTTTAAAATATCCTATGAAAAAGATGTGGGAAAGCTATGGAAAAAATATTCTTTTTGTAAAATCTCTAAAACAAGGCAAGAGTAAGGATGGCAATGACAAGCTCGTGCCAAATACTCTAGGAGAAAGATATGGTTTGCTTTTTGGCGATATCAAAAAAGCAAAATCCACAAAAGAGGTTTTGAGTAACCTTTTTAACTGCATTGATGTTAAAAATTTCGGTGCTACATTCCCTGAAGATGGTTATAACTTATCAATAACTGGTGCAGTTCAGATAGGACAAGGATTTAATAAATTTGGAGATATAAATATAGAAGTTCAAAACATCTTATCTCCATTTGCCGATTCAAGAGCTAAAGAGAAAAACGAAAATGGAGAAGATGCGAGCCAAAGCACTCTTGGTACAAAAATAGTTACAGATGAGGCTCATTATTTTTACGGATTTTGCATAAATCCGTTAGCTTATAATGATTATAAAGAGATTTTGGGTGATGATTTTGGTTACGATGAAGATGATTACGCTGAGTTCAAAAAGGCTGCTAGATTTTGCGCTACGTATTTTAATTCCAACTCAAAATTCGGCTGCGAAAATGAGTTTGCTATGTTCATTGAAACAGCTGTAGATGCATATCTGCCTGATCTTAGTTCATATATGGATTTTATTTGCAAAGATAAAAATAGATCGGTAAATTTAGAAAAAATAGAAAAAATGATAGAAAGTTCAGATGTAAAAAAAGTAGAAATTTATTACAATCCTTTATCTTTGGACGTAGAAACTAAATTTGATAAATTCGATATTTACAGTGGAAATAAAATATGA
- the cas8 gene encoding CRISPR/Cas system-associated protein Cas8, type I-B/HMARI, with protein sequence MLFELLDEFKKQLEKNKHIVTQNHILKDGVYARISDEKCEIFYVKTITEKIGKTAQKRTILYKQNGDIALNDDMQWFEQADYLSFLWDMNKAVLPNKKFHSINFLSLFFKLEESEYVKENLEEYFDIFRDYSAFNKAKDKEILSFYMDYIKDENRQNLITNSVVLSKKYFNDINDFAVQNNFKKCYIKFFIDKDFEIYEKESQIYIDLKIYNSNEHNIKYNNEIFGLSNFNMGMNSKKPFLEHKNRLFKIPYAISQKDALASKMLFDWLGSQNKRIIRDFNSIFISKFNKQSKAVVSDFEYVPVDKNKFKFDKFKLKNFMNIENGEKEILSFDDFKQVIDEQLYHKCLFGNLYNDEIRVSKRISEDMQNLLYQTRCSMVEYFDKFNNNEFYYVIQKYSNDFIKIAMQDSEFGRLNGKKSINLLLSIKEIKGEKVDIDGIKNRVISALTDDNVTKLSGNEYYFLVGNLAMYLVSKSKTWKKTFALTDPYTKARNTKKLKMALFIDFDRYNYDIFLENGILKKAFSLAQNCEDIVMSNNDQQMVLIGMMTKNIIKKPGEKDEISE encoded by the coding sequence ATGCTGTTTGAATTGCTTGATGAGTTTAAAAAACAGCTTGAAAAAAATAAGCACATAGTCACACAAAATCACATTTTAAAAGACGGAGTTTATGCGAGAATTTCCGATGAAAAATGTGAGATTTTTTACGTAAAAACTATCACAGAAAAAATAGGTAAAACTGCGCAGAAAAGAACGATTTTATACAAACAAAACGGAGATATCGCGTTAAATGACGATATGCAGTGGTTTGAGCAAGCTGATTATTTAAGTTTCTTATGGGATATGAATAAAGCTGTTTTGCCTAATAAAAAATTTCACAGCATTAACTTTTTGTCTCTATTTTTTAAGCTTGAAGAGTCTGAGTATGTTAAGGAAAATTTGGAAGAGTATTTTGATATTTTTAGAGATTATAGTGCATTTAATAAAGCAAAAGATAAGGAAATTTTATCATTTTATATGGATTATATAAAAGATGAAAATAGACAAAACTTGATCACAAATTCAGTAGTTTTATCTAAAAAATATTTTAATGATATAAATGATTTTGCTGTACAAAATAACTTTAAAAAGTGTTATATTAAGTTTTTTATTGACAAAGATTTTGAGATTTATGAAAAAGAGTCGCAAATTTATATTGATTTGAAAATTTACAATTCAAATGAACACAATATAAAATATAATAATGAAATTTTCGGTCTTTCAAATTTTAATATGGGTATGAATTCAAAAAAACCTTTTTTAGAGCATAAAAATAGATTATTTAAAATACCTTACGCCATAAGTCAAAAAGACGCTCTTGCTAGTAAAATGCTTTTTGACTGGCTTGGTTCGCAAAATAAAAGAATTATTCGTGATTTTAACTCAATCTTTATATCTAAATTCAATAAACAATCAAAAGCCGTGGTAAGTGACTTCGAGTATGTTCCTGTAGATAAAAATAAGTTTAAATTTGATAAATTTAAACTTAAAAATTTTATGAATATTGAAAATGGTGAAAAAGAGATACTTAGTTTTGATGATTTTAAGCAAGTTATTGATGAGCAGCTTTATCATAAATGTCTTTTTGGTAATTTGTATAATGATGAGATAAGAGTTAGTAAAAGAATCAGCGAAGATATGCAAAATTTACTTTATCAAACTAGATGTTCTATGGTGGAGTATTTTGATAAATTTAATAACAATGAATTTTACTATGTTATACAAAAATATTCTAATGATTTTATTAAAATTGCTATGCAAGATAGTGAATTTGGTAGATTAAATGGTAAAAAATCTATAAATTTGCTACTTAGTATAAAAGAAATTAAAGGAGAAAAAGTGGATATAGACGGGATAAAAAATAGAGTTATATCAGCACTTACTGATGATAATGTAACTAAATTAAGCGGAAATGAATACTACTTTTTAGTAGGTAATTTAGCAATGTATCTAGTTAGTAAAAGCAAGACTTGGAAAAAGACGTTTGCACTAACTGACCCATACACTAAAGCTAGAAATACAAAAAAGCTAAAAATGGCTCTGTTTATTGATTTTGATAGATACAACTATGATATTTTTTTAGAAAATGGAATATTAAAAAAAGCATTTTCATTGGCTCAAAATTGTGAAGATATAGTTATGTCAAATAACGACCAACAGATGGTTTTAATCGGTATGATGACAAAAAATATAATTAAGAAACCAGGAGAAAAAGATGAAATTAGCGAATAG
- the cas5 gene encoding CRISPR/Cas system-associated RAMP protein Cas5, type I-B/HMARI translates to MMKAISFKLSGKFAHFKKPDVNEYVYFTYNNIPKPTLLGLLGAIIGLKGYAQKTYNNKKDKKSLLNNENRSNEPEFYERLKHLKICIIPLVKYGKFSKKIQVFNNSVGYASTEEGGNLIVREQWLENPSWQILIEDDGSVEFETISQYLFDKKAKFIPYLGKNDHFADISEVEKIDLAESKKDKIVIKSLFFDNLAKQVDDPDDEISYLFNEFYPIGFNELMFYKLEKTTFTNQICQAMDGKWYEFKDGTICFF, encoded by the coding sequence ATGATGAAAGCCATAAGTTTTAAGCTTAGCGGAAAGTTTGCACATTTCAAAAAACCAGATGTAAATGAATATGTGTATTTTACTTATAATAATATCCCAAAACCAACTCTATTAGGGCTTTTGGGGGCCATTATAGGGCTTAAAGGATACGCGCAAAAAACTTATAATAATAAAAAAGATAAAAAATCACTTTTAAACAATGAAAACAGAAGTAACGAGCCGGAATTTTATGAGCGTTTAAAACATCTTAAAATTTGTATTATTCCTCTTGTTAAATATGGTAAATTTTCTAAAAAAATTCAAGTTTTCAATAATTCAGTAGGATACGCAAGCACCGAAGAAGGTGGAAATTTAATAGTTAGAGAGCAATGGCTTGAAAATCCTTCTTGGCAGATACTTATAGAAGATGACGGAAGTGTGGAGTTTGAGACTATTTCACAATATCTATTTGATAAAAAAGCTAAGTTTATACCATATCTTGGTAAAAATGACCATTTTGCAGATATAAGCGAAGTGGAGAAAATAGATCTTGCAGAGTCTAAAAAAGATAAAATTGTGATAAAATCGCTGTTTTTTGATAATTTAGCAAAGCAGGTTGATGACCCTGATGATGAGATATCATATCTTTTTAATGAATTTTATCCTATTGGTTTTAATGAACTTATGTTTTATAAGCTTGAAAAAACTACTTTTACAAATCAAATTTGTCAAGCAATGGACGGGAAATGGTATGAGTTTAAAGACGGAACTATATGCTTCTTTTAA
- the cas3 gene encoding CRISPR/Cas system-associated endonuclease/helicase Cas3, type I-B/HMARI (Pfam matches to PF04851.11 ResIII, and to PF00271.27 Helicase_C) translates to MLLLNIYLAHTAPNKDPETLQAHCDLTKEYLQKIKNSKNLNDIIKNLANQILNDDVILEFFDDFIINHDLGKMNPAFQRFKMENKEFNEASGESTHSNHSFNKLKDKYRDFFSNSTDQDIDKIICVFYYLLSNVLNHHGHLKDGFDDKYLKISDKEEDFDTLDKKFYNSKKRTDFDFELFILIKLHFSLLIASDFYATSEYMNDIKIDDFGVFDKDKKEIIYSKFREFYSSLKPRSDIDILRSDIFQKSSKTLYDNLDKNIFYLEAPTGSGKTLTSLNLALNLLNLNSNLNKIFYVFPFNTLISQSKSIFESIFGDEFDISVINSITPPKFNKGNDQENSESKYDKTYINRVFYNHPFILTSHVALFKTLFGISKEENYGLFSLANSVIILDEIQSYRSNLWEFMALFFDSFAKHLNIKFIIMSATLPKISNLLKNNDDKWCDLLANSNYFQNTLFKDRVKVDFSLLEIGQDELFETIVSKIKEHKKDKILVEFIKKSSARDFYNFIRFKFDGYDIFELSGDDNKLYQKIVIAKLKNSNTKAIVVATQVIEAGVDIDMDIGFKDIATFESEEQFLGRINRSALKPGSLAYFFDYDNASMIYKNDSRIKFSLKDDGLKKCLIDKNFNPYYEKLLYELKCENSRVNGGFNSVRENFQKYISSINFIKISENMQLINDDRVRIFLPFKIDVSDFDMSEYGDVEHFMDGNFLDGKKIWEAIICLNEVKEYGKRKIEALSLNSLADIFSFNVFMVDDLLSISSQMRYGYIYIEDCDGFIDENGKFDRTAFAKKFNNEDLLL, encoded by the coding sequence ATGCTTCTTTTAAATATTTATTTGGCGCATACAGCGCCAAATAAAGATCCTGAAACGCTTCAGGCTCATTGCGATCTTACAAAAGAGTATCTACAAAAAATAAAAAATAGTAAAAATCTTAATGATATTATAAAAAATCTTGCAAACCAAATTCTAAATGACGATGTGATTTTGGAGTTTTTTGATGATTTTATTATCAATCACGATTTAGGTAAGATGAATCCTGCCTTTCAAAGATTCAAAATGGAAAATAAAGAATTCAACGAAGCTTCTGGTGAGAGTACGCACTCAAATCACTCTTTTAACAAGCTAAAAGATAAATATAGGGATTTTTTTTCCAATTCCACGGATCAAGATATAGATAAAATTATTTGTGTTTTTTATTATCTGTTATCAAACGTGTTAAATCACCACGGACATTTAAAAGACGGCTTTGATGATAAATATCTGAAAATTAGTGATAAAGAAGAAGATTTTGATACATTAGATAAGAAATTTTATAACTCTAAGAAGAGAACTGATTTTGATTTTGAGCTTTTTATTCTTATCAAACTACATTTTTCTCTTCTTATAGCGAGTGATTTTTACGCTACAAGCGAGTATATGAATGATATAAAAATAGATGATTTTGGTGTTTTTGATAAAGATAAAAAAGAAATCATCTATTCTAAATTTAGAGAGTTTTATAGCTCTTTAAAGCCAAGAAGCGATATAGATATTTTAAGATCTGATATATTTCAAAAGTCAAGTAAAACACTATATGATAATTTAGATAAAAATATATTCTATCTTGAAGCTCCAACTGGAAGCGGTAAAACCTTAACATCTTTAAATTTGGCTTTAAATCTACTAAATTTAAATTCAAATCTTAATAAAATATTTTATGTTTTTCCATTTAATACTCTGATATCGCAGAGTAAGTCTATATTTGAAAGTATTTTTGGAGATGAGTTTGATATCTCTGTTATAAATAGTATAACTCCCCCTAAATTCAATAAAGGAAATGATCAAGAAAATTCCGAGAGTAAGTATGATAAAACATATATAAATAGAGTATTTTATAATCATCCTTTTATTTTAACTAGTCACGTTGCGCTTTTTAAGACGTTGTTTGGGATTAGCAAAGAGGAAAACTATGGTCTGTTTTCTCTTGCGAATTCAGTTATAATTCTTGATGAAATTCAAAGTTATAGATCAAATTTATGGGAGTTTATGGCGCTATTTTTTGATAGTTTCGCAAAACATTTAAACATAAAATTTATAATTATGTCAGCAACTCTACCTAAAATCTCAAATTTACTAAAAAATAACGATGATAAATGGTGTGATCTGCTAGCAAACTCTAATTATTTTCAAAATACACTTTTCAAAGACAGAGTTAAAGTGGATTTTTCTCTTTTAGAAATAGGTCAAGATGAGTTATTTGAGACTATCGTAAGCAAAATCAAAGAGCATAAAAAAGATAAAATTTTGGTTGAGTTTATAAAAAAATCTAGTGCTAGAGATTTTTATAATTTCATACGGTTCAAATTTGATGGTTATGATATTTTCGAGCTTAGCGGTGATGATAATAAGCTTTATCAAAAAATAGTTATAGCAAAATTAAAAAACTCAAACACAAAAGCTATCGTGGTTGCAACTCAAGTTATAGAAGCTGGAGTTGATATAGATATGGACATCGGATTTAAAGATATAGCGACGTTTGAGAGCGAAGAGCAGTTTCTAGGACGGATAAATAGAAGTGCTTTAAAACCCGGTTCTTTGGCGTATTTTTTTGATTACGATAATGCAAGTATGATATATAAAAATGATAGCAGGATCAAATTTAGCCTAAAAGATGATGGGCTAAAAAAATGTTTGATAGATAAAAATTTTAATCCCTACTATGAGAAATTACTTTACGAGCTAAAGTGTGAAAATTCAAGAGTAAATGGTGGATTTAACAGTGTTAGAGAGAATTTTCAAAAATATATCAGTAGCATCAACTTTATAAAAATTTCAGAAAATATGCAGCTTATAAATGATGATAGAGTTAGAATTTTTCTACCGTTTAAGATAGATGTAAGTGATTTTGATATGAGCGAATACGGCGACGTAGAACATTTTATGGACGGCAATTTTTTAGATGGAAAAAAGATCTGGGAAGCGATAATTTGCTTAAACGAAGTCAAAGAGTATGGTAAAAGAAAGATAGAAGCCTTGAGTTTAAATTCTTTAGCTGATATTTTTAGTTTTAATGTATTTATGGTGGATGATTTATTAAGTATTTCTTCGCAGATGCGTTATGGATACATCTATATAGAGGATTGCGACGGATTTATAGATGAAAATGGTAAATTTGATAGAACGGCTTTTGCAAAGAAATTTAACAATGAAGATCTGCTGTTGTGA